CCTCAACGAGAACCTAAAGCCAGGCTACTAAACTAAGTCAACTAATAAGATTCTATAATTTTATTGACTTGCTCAATAAGCTCTTGAGAAGATGCAATACCAGTAAATGCATCTGCACTTATTACAACTTCCAGACCAGCTTCTGTAACCGCTAGTACCACGGGAAATTCATACTTAGGCAACCACTTAGATTTATAAGCTTTTAAAAATTCATCCTTGTGAAGAAATTCTAATGGTGTTTTAACGCTTTCGCGAAAGCGTAACCATTCCTCCTTTTCCTTAAACACTCCAAAGGTTAAACTGCACA
The genomic region above belongs to Dokdonia sp. Dokd-P16 and contains:
- a CDS encoding GTPase, which translates into the protein MKLLFVYNANSGKLNALMDSAHKWIRPETYECDLCSLTFGVFKEKEEWLRFRESVKTPLEFLHKDEFLKAYKSKWLPKYEFPVVLAVTEAGLEVVISADAFTGIASSQELIEQVNKIIESY